Proteins from a genomic interval of Lelliottia amnigena:
- the rsuA gene encoding 16S rRNA pseudouridylate synthase A, whose amino-acid sequence MRLDKFIAQQLSVSRAIAGREIRASRVTVDGDIVRDSAFKLLPEHDVEFDGNTLTQQIGSRYFMLNKPQGYVCSTDDPDHPTVLYFLEEPVAHKLHAAGRLDIDTTGLVLMTDDGQWSHRITSPRHHCEKTYLVTLESPVADDTAEQFTKGVQLHNEKDLTRPAVLEVITPTEVRLTISEGRYHQVKRMFAAVGNRVVGLHRERIGEIALDPDLEPGEYRPLTEDEIASVGMPPR is encoded by the coding sequence ATGCGACTTGATAAATTTATCGCTCAGCAACTCAGCGTCAGCCGCGCTATTGCCGGACGTGAAATTCGCGCCAGCCGCGTTACCGTGGACGGCGATATTGTGAGAGACAGCGCGTTCAAACTCCTCCCGGAACATGACGTGGAGTTTGACGGTAACACGCTGACCCAGCAAATCGGCTCACGCTATTTTATGCTCAATAAGCCGCAAGGCTACGTCTGTTCGACGGATGACCCTGATCACCCGACGGTGCTTTATTTCCTTGAAGAGCCGGTCGCGCATAAACTGCATGCGGCGGGGCGTCTGGATATTGATACGACCGGTCTGGTGCTAATGACCGATGATGGTCAATGGTCGCACCGAATTACGTCTCCGCGCCACCACTGTGAAAAAACCTATCTGGTTACGCTTGAGTCGCCGGTCGCGGATGACACGGCTGAACAATTCACCAAAGGCGTTCAGCTGCATAATGAAAAAGATCTCACCAGGCCGGCAGTGCTTGAGGTTATTACGCCTACCGAAGTGCGTTTGACCATCAGCGAAGGGCGCTATCACCAGGTGAAGCGGATGTTCGCCGCCGTGGGCAACCGTGTGGTTGGCCTGCATCGTGAACGTATTGGTGAGATTGCCCTCGATCCGGATCTTGAACCCGGTGAATATCGCCCGTTAACGGAAGACGAAATTGCCAGCGTTGGCATGCCGCCACGCTAA
- a CDS encoding type III restriction enzyme, res subunit: MTFTLRPYQQEAVDATLAWFRKHKEPAAIVLPTGAGKSLVIAELARLARGRVLVLAHVKELVAQNHAKYLALGLEADIFAAGLKRKESHGKVVFGSVQSVARNLELFRSEFSLLIIDECHRISDDNDSQYQQILTHLKEVNPQVRLLGLTATPFRLGKGWIYQFHYHGMVRGDEKALFRDCIYELPLRYMIKHGYLTPP, encoded by the coding sequence ATGACTTTTACACTTCGCCCCTATCAGCAGGAAGCCGTTGACGCGACGCTCGCCTGGTTTCGCAAACACAAAGAGCCGGCTGCGATTGTGCTGCCCACCGGCGCAGGAAAAAGCTTGGTCATCGCTGAGCTGGCGCGACTGGCGCGTGGCCGCGTGCTGGTGCTGGCGCACGTCAAAGAGCTGGTCGCACAGAATCACGCTAAATACCTGGCATTAGGTCTGGAGGCGGACATTTTCGCTGCCGGACTCAAACGCAAAGAGAGCCACGGCAAAGTCGTTTTTGGTAGCGTACAATCAGTGGCGCGCAATCTTGAGCTGTTCCGCAGCGAGTTCTCGCTGTTGATTATTGACGAGTGCCATCGCATCAGCGATGACAACGACAGCCAGTATCAGCAGATTCTCACGCACCTGAAGGAGGTGAATCCGCAGGTGCGCTTACTGGGGCTGACCGCTACCCCCTTTCGTCTGGGTAAAGGCTGGATTTATCAGTTTCATTATCACGGTATGGTGCGTGGCGATGAGAAAGCGCTGTTTCGCGATTGCATCTATGAACTGCCGCTGCGCTACATGATCAAACACGGCTATCTGACGCCCCCCTGA
- a CDS encoding type III restriction enzyme, res subunit → MPVVQYDFSRLQAQSNGLFSEADMNLELKKQQRITPHIISQIEEFAQTRKGVMIFAATVEHAREITGLLPKNDAALITGETPGPERDTLIEAFKAQQFRYLVNVSVLTTGFDAPHVDLIAILRPTESVSLYQQIVGRGLRLAPGKTDCLILDYAGNPHDLYSPEVGTPKGKSGNVPVQVFLPGLRFCQHLLGENDR, encoded by the coding sequence ATGCCCGTCGTACAGTATGATTTCAGCCGCTTACAGGCGCAAAGCAATGGGTTATTTAGCGAAGCGGACATGAATCTGGAGCTGAAAAAGCAGCAGCGCATTACGCCACATATCATCAGCCAAATTGAAGAGTTTGCTCAGACACGCAAAGGGGTGATGATTTTCGCCGCCACCGTGGAGCATGCCCGCGAAATCACCGGTTTGCTGCCGAAAAACGACGCCGCGTTGATTACCGGTGAAACACCCGGCCCGGAACGCGATACGCTCATCGAGGCCTTTAAAGCGCAGCAGTTCCGCTATCTGGTGAACGTCTCGGTATTGACCACCGGATTTGATGCGCCACACGTCGATTTGATTGCGATTCTGCGCCCCACTGAATCCGTCAGCTTGTATCAGCAAATCGTCGGGCGCGGATTACGGCTGGCCCCCGGAAAAACTGACTGCCTGATTCTCGATTACGCCGGTAATCCGCACGACCTGTATTCGCCCGAAGTGGGCACGCCAAAAGGCAAAAGCGGCAATGTTCCGGTACAAGTTTTTTTGCCCGGCCTGCGGTTTTGCCAACACCTTTTGGGGGAAAATGACCGCTGA
- a CDS encoding type III restriction enzyme, res subunit, translating to MTAEGTLVEHFGRRCQGWFEDDEGHREQCDFRFRFKNCPQCNAENDIAARRCRECNTILVDPDDMLKAALKLKDALVLRCSGMALQPGADDKGEWLKITYYDEDGADVSERFRLHTPAQRTAFEQLFIRPHTRTPGVPLRWITVADIVHQQAFLRHPDFVVARKKGQFWQVREKMFDYEGRFRRANELRG from the coding sequence ATGACCGCTGAAGGCACGCTCGTTGAGCATTTTGGCCGCCGCTGTCAGGGCTGGTTTGAGGACGACGAAGGCCATCGCGAACAGTGCGATTTTCGCTTCCGCTTCAAGAACTGTCCGCAGTGCAACGCGGAAAATGATATCGCCGCACGACGCTGCCGGGAGTGTAACACCATCTTGGTCGACCCTGATGACATGCTGAAAGCCGCGCTGAAGCTCAAAGATGCGCTGGTATTGCGCTGCTCCGGTATGGCGCTGCAACCCGGTGCGGATGACAAAGGCGAGTGGCTGAAAATCACCTATTACGACGAAGACGGCGCGGACGTTAGCGAACGTTTCCGGCTGCACACGCCCGCTCAGCGCACGGCGTTCGAACAGCTGTTTATCCGCCCGCATACCCGAACGCCTGGCGTGCCGTTGCGCTGGATTACCGTCGCGGATATCGTCCACCAGCAGGCGTTTTTGCGCCATCCTGATTTTGTTGTCGCCCGTAAAAAAGGCCAGTTCTGGCAGGTGCGTGAAAAGATGTTCGACTACGAAGGACGTTTCCGCCGGGCCAATGAATTGCGGGGTTAA
- the rplY gene encoding 50S ribosomal protein L25: MFTINAEVRAVQGKGASRRLRAANKFPAIIYGGEAAPVAIELEQDKVWNQQTKEGFYTEVLTIVIDGKEEKVKVQAVQRHPFKPKLSHVDFVRA, encoded by the coding sequence ATGTTCACTATCAATGCAGAAGTACGTGCAGTGCAGGGTAAGGGTGCGAGCCGCCGCCTGCGCGCAGCTAACAAGTTCCCGGCTATCATTTATGGTGGCGAAGCCGCTCCAGTTGCTATCGAACTGGAACAGGATAAAGTCTGGAACCAGCAGACCAAAGAAGGGTTCTACACTGAAGTTCTGACTATCGTTATCGATGGTAAAGAAGAAAAAGTGAAAGTTCAGGCTGTTCAGCGTCACCCGTTCAAGCCAAAACTGTCTCACGTCGACTTCGTTCGCGCTTAA
- the yejK gene encoding nucleoid-associated protein NdpA, producing MSLDINQIALHQLIKRDEQTLELVLRDSLLEPTPTVTEMMAELHRVYSAKNKAYGMFNEESELAQSLRLQRQGEEDFLAFSRAATGRLRDELAKYPFADGGIVLFCQYRYLAVDYLLVTVLNNLSSMRVNEQLDISSTHYLDINHADIVARIDLTEWETNPESTRYLTFLKGRVGRKVSDFFMDFLGASEGLNAKAQNKGLLQALDDFTAEAQLDKSERQNVRQQVYSYCSEQLQAGEEIELESLSKELAGVSEVSFQEFTADKGYELEESFPADRSTLRQLTKFAGSGGGLTVNFDAMLLGERIFWDPATDTLTIKGTPPNLRDQLQRRTSGGK from the coding sequence ATGAGTCTGGATATCAACCAGATTGCGTTGCACCAGCTTATCAAGCGTGATGAGCAAACCCTTGAGCTGGTGCTGCGTGATTCGTTACTGGAACCAACGCCTACCGTTACGGAAATGATGGCGGAATTACACCGCGTTTACAGTGCCAAAAATAAAGCCTATGGCATGTTCAACGAAGAGAGCGAGCTGGCGCAAAGCTTACGCTTACAGCGGCAGGGCGAAGAGGATTTCCTGGCGTTTAGCCGGGCGGCGACAGGGCGTCTGCGCGACGAACTGGCGAAATATCCGTTTGCGGATGGCGGTATCGTGCTGTTCTGCCAGTATCGTTATCTGGCGGTGGACTATTTGCTGGTCACCGTGCTGAACAATCTGAGCAGTATGCGTGTGAATGAGCAGCTCGACATCAGCTCCACGCACTATCTGGATATCAATCATGCCGATATTGTGGCGCGTATTGATTTAACCGAATGGGAAACCAACCCGGAATCCACGCGCTACCTGACGTTCCTGAAAGGACGTGTCGGGCGCAAAGTGTCAGACTTCTTTATGGACTTCCTCGGTGCCAGCGAAGGCCTGAACGCGAAAGCGCAGAACAAAGGGTTGTTGCAGGCGCTGGATGATTTCACCGCAGAGGCACAACTTGATAAATCTGAGCGCCAGAACGTGCGTCAGCAGGTTTACAGCTATTGCAGCGAGCAGTTGCAGGCCGGCGAAGAGATTGAGCTTGAATCGCTGTCGAAAGAGTTAGCGGGTGTCAGCGAAGTCAGCTTCCAGGAATTTACGGCTGATAAAGGCTATGAGCTGGAAGAGAGTTTCCCGGCAGATCGCAGTACGCTGCGTCAGTTAACCAAATTTGCCGGCAGCGGCGGCGGGTTAACCGTTAATTTTGACGCCATGCTGCTGGGTGAGCGCATCTTCTGGGATCCCGCAACCGACACGCTGACCATCAAAGGGACACCACCGAATCTGCGCGATCAGCTGCAGCGTCGTACGTCAGGCGGTAAATAA
- the yejL gene encoding protein YejL, whose amino-acid sequence MPQHSRYSDEHVEHLLSELANVLEKNKTPTDLSLMVLGNMVTNLINTSVAPAQRQAIAKSFAQALQSSVSNDQAH is encoded by the coding sequence ATGCCACAACATTCCCGCTATAGTGATGAACACGTTGAACACCTGCTCAGTGAGCTGGCCAACGTACTTGAAAAAAACAAAACGCCGACCGATCTTTCTCTGATGGTTTTGGGAAATATGGTCACCAACCTTATCAATACCAGCGTTGCTCCGGCTCAACGTCAGGCGATCGCAAAATCATTCGCCCAGGCTTTGCAGTCCTCGGTGAGCAACGATCAGGCGCATTAA
- the yejM_1 gene encoding Predicted hydrolase of alkaline phosphatase superfamily yields the protein MVTNRQRYREKVSQMVSWGHWFALFNILLGMVLGSRYLFVADWPTTLTGRIYSWISVVGHFSFLVFATYLLILFPLTFIVMSQRLMRFLSAILATAGMTLLLIDSEVFTRFHLHLNPIVWELVINPDQNETARDWQLMFISVPIILLIEMLFATWSWQKLRSLTRRRHYAKPVAALFFVAFISSHVMYIWADANFYRPITMQRANLPLSYPMTARRFLEKHGCSMRRNISVVWSSKAIQRPYRYSIL from the coding sequence ATGGTGACGAATCGTCAGCGCTACCGCGAAAAAGTCTCCCAGATGGTTAGCTGGGGGCACTGGTTTGCCTTGTTCAACATTTTGTTGGGCATGGTGCTGGGCAGCCGTTATCTGTTCGTGGCCGACTGGCCGACGACGCTAACCGGGCGTATATACTCCTGGATAAGCGTGGTTGGGCATTTTAGCTTTTTAGTGTTCGCCACGTACCTGCTGATTCTTTTCCCTCTGACGTTTATCGTCATGTCGCAGCGGCTGATGCGGTTTTTATCCGCGATACTTGCCACTGCGGGCATGACGCTGCTGCTTATCGACAGCGAAGTCTTCACACGTTTCCACCTGCATCTCAATCCCATCGTCTGGGAACTGGTGATTAACCCCGACCAGAACGAAACCGCACGTGACTGGCAGCTGATGTTTATCAGCGTGCCCATTATTCTGCTGATTGAGATGCTGTTTGCCACATGGAGCTGGCAAAAACTCCGTAGCCTGACACGTCGGCGTCACTACGCCAAACCTGTCGCCGCGCTATTTTTCGTGGCGTTTATCAGCTCGCATGTGATGTACATTTGGGCTGATGCCAACTTCTATCGCCCTATTACCATGCAGCGCGCCAACTTGCCGCTTTCCTATCCGATGACGGCGCGTCGCTTCCTTGAAAAACACGGCTGCTCGATGCGCAGGAATATCAGCGTCGTCTGGTCGAGCAAGGCAATCCAGAGGCCGTATCGGTACAGTATCCTCTGA